One genomic segment of Brevibacillus laterosporus LMG 15441 includes these proteins:
- a CDS encoding glycosyltransferase family 2 protein: MKPELNPINPHTGHTYKKTYIPVITKFWISHAAALLWMCFSIYLALPWLEDLAHIVSFPLALLIIGGISYIPGYMNAFLVISLILDRQPAFKNEFPHDEIIVLIAAYNEERQIYQTLQYINKQDYHGKIKVFVINNCSTDQTVHEVIKAKKELGIEITLLHEEMPGKFHALNHALKFVETPYVITIDADTLLPKSSIRYLVARMKSSPENVCAVAGSVLTKNSRENFWTKIQEWDYFLGIASIKRLQGLYQGTLVAQGAFSIYKTQCVKEVGGWPDAIGEDIVLTWRLLEKKWKVYFEPLAVSFTEVPSSLKHFVRQRARWARGMIEGLNEIKPWNQPQVFVKYLTGINLIMPYLDLTYTLFWLPGLILTFFGYYWIVGPMTLLVLPLTLISYSILYFYQRNFVFKPLNLRIRKNFIGFIFFILGYQMIMSPISVYGYIQEFLKFKRNWK, from the coding sequence ATGAAACCTGAATTGAATCCCATTAACCCCCATACAGGACATACCTATAAGAAAACGTATATCCCAGTAATAACAAAATTCTGGATCAGTCACGCAGCTGCTTTGCTTTGGATGTGCTTTTCTATTTACTTGGCGCTTCCATGGTTAGAAGACCTTGCGCATATTGTATCCTTTCCTTTAGCTTTATTAATTATCGGAGGTATATCATACATTCCTGGCTATATGAATGCCTTTTTAGTAATAAGTTTAATTCTTGATCGTCAGCCTGCTTTCAAAAATGAATTTCCTCATGATGAGATTATCGTTCTTATAGCTGCCTATAACGAAGAGAGACAAATCTATCAAACTTTGCAATATATAAATAAACAAGATTATCACGGGAAAATTAAGGTATTTGTTATTAATAATTGTTCTACAGATCAAACAGTTCACGAAGTCATAAAAGCAAAAAAAGAATTAGGTATTGAAATTACATTACTTCATGAAGAAATGCCGGGAAAATTCCATGCCTTGAACCATGCTCTAAAATTTGTTGAAACTCCTTATGTCATTACGATCGATGCAGATACACTGCTTCCTAAATCCTCTATACGTTATCTTGTAGCACGTATGAAATCTAGCCCAGAAAATGTTTGTGCTGTTGCTGGCTCGGTTCTGACCAAAAACAGCAGAGAAAACTTTTGGACAAAAATTCAAGAATGGGATTACTTTTTGGGTATTGCGTCTATTAAAAGACTTCAAGGCCTATATCAAGGAACTTTAGTTGCTCAAGGAGCCTTTAGTATATATAAAACACAATGTGTAAAAGAAGTCGGTGGTTGGCCAGATGCTATAGGTGAAGATATTGTTTTAACATGGCGTTTACTTGAGAAAAAGTGGAAAGTTTATTTTGAGCCATTGGCAGTTTCATTTACTGAAGTACCTAGTTCCCTTAAGCACTTTGTCAGACAGAGAGCAAGATGGGCAAGAGGTATGATAGAAGGTTTAAATGAAATAAAGCCATGGAACCAGCCTCAAGTATTTGTTAAATACTTAACTGGAATTAATTTAATCATGCCGTATTTAGATCTTACTTATACACTATTTTGGCTTCCTGGGCTGATATTGACTTTTTTCGGTTATTACTGGATTGTTGGCCCAATGACACTTCTTGTTTTACCTTTAACCCTAATCAGTTATAGTATTCTTTATTTTTATCAAAGAAATTTTGTATTTAAACCTTTAAATCTTAGAATTAGAAAAAACTTTATAGGCTTTATTTTCTTTATTCTTGGCTATCAAATGATTATGTCACCTATCTCTGTGTATGGTTATATACAAGAATTTCTTAAATTTAAAAGAAACTGGAAGTAA
- a CDS encoding nucleoside deaminase — protein sequence MDFLKLAAEAAIEGMDNQAGGPFGATIVRGDEVIAAVANTMIRDTDPTAHAEMVAIREACKKLSTMDLSDCVIYATCEPCPMCVGAIIWSGIKKVYYCNTAEDADKHGFSDIHLRKYLTGEDKSILNMVKVEKREDCDYLFEHFHNLNKK from the coding sequence ATGGATTTTTTGAAATTGGCTGCTGAAGCGGCGATCGAAGGTATGGATAATCAAGCGGGAGGGCCGTTTGGCGCAACCATTGTTAGAGGAGATGAAGTTATTGCCGCTGTAGCCAACACAATGATCAGGGATACGGATCCTACTGCACATGCGGAAATGGTAGCAATCAGAGAAGCTTGTAAAAAATTAAGCACAATGGACTTGTCTGATTGCGTAATTTATGCAACATGCGAACCATGCCCGATGTGTGTAGGGGCAATCATTTGGTCTGGCATAAAAAAAGTGTACTATTGCAACACCGCAGAAGACGCGGATAAGCACGGTTTTTCCGATATACATCTTCGTAAATATTTGACAGGAGAGGATAAGAGCATTCTGAACATGGTCAAGGTCGAGAAAAGAGAAGATTGCGATTATTTATTTGAGCATTTCCACAACCTGAACAAAAAATAG
- a CDS encoding LysR family transcriptional regulator substrate-binding protein produces the protein MVLYPEGFLGRDIVEEIVCQCGCKLHSVLETSSVTSSIMNLMKANIGATVQPHSLIRQICDPVLHTIRIKDGALSRSLSIIYHSDRYLSRAAKAFIEQIQESTFKASPGVIVKKRWYFLFPYSNEVSYVH, from the coding sequence ATAGTCCTGTATCCCGAAGGTTTTCTGGGGCGTGATATCGTTGAAGAGATTGTCTGTCAATGTGGATGTAAGCTCCATTCCGTTCTTGAAACCAGCTCAGTAACTTCTTCGATTATGAATCTGATGAAAGCCAATATTGGTGCAACCGTACAGCCACATTCGTTAATACGGCAAATTTGTGATCCGGTTTTGCACACGATACGCATCAAGGATGGCGCGCTCAGCCGCAGCTTGTCAATTATTTACCACTCCGACCGTTATCTGAGCCGAGCAGCCAAAGCATTTATTGAACAAATACAAGAGAGTACTTTCAAAGCTAGTCCAGGAGTTATAGTCAAAAAACGATGGTATTTTCTATTCCCCTATTCGAACGAGGTGAGCTATGTCCATTAG
- a CDS encoding HAMP domain-containing sensor histidine kinase, producing the protein MSIRVKLLLSYTGMLIISLSVFFLTASLVTIAATGDINSIRDLYKVHYQLNPLTEQEESIFLELKYLAKNEPDQLQNEELLLDYDFKLKTVRAGLFVRRENHQVFASRTFNQPALEENLPSYDLDNNQIRNTFNIGERFYAYAKYDFRFSNGAKGGVFVIRERSPFGEVIRRLLPILILILIGVVVVANMLLYRWITRSVVKPLNLLRTSADHIKEGNLQFSLDLRSKDEIGQLNAAFENMRKRLLESVQLRLKDEENRKELISNISHDLRTPITNIKGYIEGIRDGVADTPEKMNKYVNIIYSKAVDLDKLVDELFLYSKLDLKQVSFFFEHVDIVGFLDECIDELYYELEEKGILLEWGNRPDHSIQVIADVEKLKRIVLNIIGNAQNFMDKEQKMILVSVQVSPVWVTIEIRDNGKGIPSEAIPHVFERFYRVEQSRNSSTGGSGLGLAIANQIIEGHGGSIWVSSELGIGTSLFFTLKRITNQGGIQAYDDTNPHH; encoded by the coding sequence ATGTCCATTAGAGTCAAACTATTGCTGTCTTATACAGGTATGCTTATCATTAGCCTTTCGGTCTTTTTCTTGACTGCCAGTCTGGTCACGATCGCAGCGACAGGTGACATTAACAGTATTCGGGATCTCTATAAAGTCCATTACCAGCTTAATCCGCTGACTGAACAAGAGGAATCGATCTTTCTCGAATTAAAATATCTCGCCAAAAACGAACCAGATCAATTGCAAAATGAAGAGCTTTTGCTGGACTACGATTTCAAGCTTAAAACCGTGAGGGCAGGTCTCTTTGTCCGCCGGGAAAACCATCAGGTATTTGCGTCGCGAACCTTTAACCAGCCTGCATTGGAGGAGAATCTCCCTTCCTATGATCTGGACAACAATCAGATTCGCAATACCTTTAACATTGGCGAAAGATTTTATGCCTACGCTAAATACGACTTCCGCTTTTCGAATGGCGCCAAAGGTGGCGTCTTCGTTATACGCGAGCGAAGCCCTTTTGGTGAAGTGATACGCAGGCTGTTACCCATCCTCATTCTGATTCTCATCGGCGTCGTCGTGGTTGCGAATATGTTGTTATACCGCTGGATTACCAGAAGCGTCGTCAAACCCCTTAATTTACTTCGGACCTCAGCTGATCACATCAAAGAGGGTAATCTCCAATTTTCACTTGATCTGCGTTCAAAGGACGAAATCGGTCAATTGAACGCGGCGTTTGAAAATATGCGAAAGAGACTGCTTGAATCGGTTCAGCTTCGATTGAAAGACGAGGAGAATCGGAAAGAACTAATCTCCAACATCTCCCATGATTTGCGAACGCCTATTACTAATATAAAAGGCTATATCGAAGGAATTCGAGATGGGGTCGCAGATACTCCTGAGAAAATGAACAAGTACGTGAACATCATTTATTCCAAAGCCGTTGATTTGGATAAACTCGTAGACGAACTATTTCTCTACTCCAAGCTTGATTTAAAGCAAGTATCGTTCTTCTTTGAGCATGTTGATATTGTTGGTTTTTTGGATGAGTGTATTGATGAACTGTATTATGAATTGGAGGAAAAAGGAATCCTGCTTGAGTGGGGGAATCGTCCAGATCATAGCATTCAAGTAATTGCCGATGTAGAGAAATTAAAACGTATAGTACTTAATATTATTGGTAATGCTCAGAATTTTATGGACAAAGAACAAAAAATGATTCTCGTCTCCGTACAAGTTTCCCCAGTATGGGTCACCATTGAGATACGCGATAATGGGAAAGGTATCCCATCTGAAGCCATACCCCATGTTTTCGAACGATTTTATCGTGTAGAGCAATCCCGCAATTCTTCAACAGGCGGAAGCGGACTGGGACTTGCCATTGCGAATCAAATCATAGAAGGACACGGAGGCTCCATCTGGGTAAGCAGCGAGCTAGGCATCGGCACGAGCCTGTTCTTTACCCTGAAACGAATAACGAACCAAGGAGGTATCCAAGCCTATGACGACACGAATCCTCATCATTGA